The genomic interval ATACCACGTTATAGTAAATACAAATCAATTGTAAAACTGGGGTATGACAAGGAGTATCCTAGTCAAAAGTCAGAATTCATATTGGTATTGCACCCTTTGTCGTCAAGAGCGAGGGAGAGAAAGATACAAAGCCGATGGCGCTTAATATCAAATCCAATCACCCAATCAGGAGTAAACCCAATGAAAATCAGAGGAATTTTACGGGGTAAAACCATTGAGCTTTTAGAAGCAATCCCTGTTCCAGATGGACTAGAAATTTTTATCGAGATTCCAGATAATCTATTAATTGAACGAGATGAAAGGTGGGAACAGCTACAAGCAGTGATTGGAGCCTGGAAAGATGATGATGAAATTACAGGGATTTTTAATGAGATAGATAGAGAGCGTCATGCCGATTTAGGAGAATTTATAAACTTTGATGACTTGAATTGATACTCTCATGTACTTGCTCGATACTAATATCTGTATAGCGATTATTCAGGGAAAATCATCTGCTGTCGCTCAGTTTCAGCGAAAATACCAGGAATGTTATCTCTCGACGCTTGTTCTCGGAGAACTCTATAAAGGCGTGTATTGTTCGAGTCGAGTTGAGCAAAATCTGCTCGTACTCAATCAATTTGCCAACCAGCTACCCAAAGTTAACTTCGATGAGAATGCGGCTAGAGAATTTGGCAAAATCCAAGGAGAACTCAGACAAATAGGCAGACCTACCGGACAGCTTGATGCCATAATTGCAGCAGTTGCCCGTTCTCGAAATGATACTTTAGTTACTAATAATACACGTCACTTTATCAATATTACAAACTTACAGCTTGAAAACTGGTTGGAACCTTGACATATATAGCATTCTTAAATAATTTGTGAACACAAGACTTCTGAATTTTTAAAAGAAGTCAGAGCGCTGAAGACTTCTATTGAGGAATAGAAAGAACAATTCTATTGGGAATGCTATCAAATAAATGGCAGGAAAGGTAACTTTTGGCTATGAAATACACAGAAGAAGAATTTAAAAAGCTATTAGAAGGACTCTCAAATGACCTTCTCAACGCAAGCCATCATTTCAAGCTCTACATAAATTTACAAGATGCACTTTCTAAATATGAAAGAGAAATAAATCAATGTGTAGCCTTTTGGGGATTAACAATTGATGCTCACAGAGAGATAAGTATTTTAAATCTATGTAGAGCCTATGACCATAACCCAAAGAGCTTAAGCCTTAAAGAACTGATTCAGATAATTCAGGGAAATACTGAGCTTTTTGATATCTCTAAATTCCGAGAGCGCTTGAAAGATAATGTGTATGTTGATTCTCTCGCTAAAACTCAAAGAGAACCGACAACAGAGCAACTTGTAGAAGACCTTTCTTTTGTTAGTAATGATAATCCTTTAGTCAAAAAGTTAACGATTTTGAGGGGAAATGTTATTGCTCATACAAATAAAGGTCAAGTCCTGTCTCCCAAGAGTAATCCCGACCCACTCACTTGGGCAGAAGTCGAATTGCTTATTAGCAAAGGACTAGAAATTTACAATAAATATTGTTCACTATTTTATGCTCAAACTCATTCTTCTACTTTGATAGGGGAAGATGATTACAAACAGGTTTTAAAATACATAAGGCTAGGAATGAAAGCCCTAAAATTTACTAATCAAATACAGCAAGATTTTTCTTATTAATGCCTTTATTGTTTCGCAAAAAATCCTGGCGCATCAGCTACTCCAGCAATGAGAACAATCCCATTGCCGACTTCTATATTCCGGCATTAGAATGCGCCGTCCAATACGATCGCAAATCCGGCTTCTTCAACAGTGCCATCTTGAGCAAAGTCGCCCGTGGCTTAGGGGCAATGCTGCACAACGAGGGGAAAATGCGGCTAATTATGGGCTGTCAGTTTAGCCCCCAAGACTTGCAAGCCATTCAACAAGGTTACGAACTGCGAGAGGCATTACTCACTCGCCTCGATGCCGAACTCAACCCCCCTGAGAACTTCGCCCAACTCAAACACTTCGAGATTCTCAGTTGGCTAGTGGCTAACGGTTACTTAGATATTAAAATAGCCGTACCGCTCAAAAACAATGGGATACCGGAAGAAAGCCACACCCAACTCGACCCCTATCACATTTTCCATGAAAAAGTCGGCATTTTCACCGATTCTCAAGGCAACCAATTAGCCTTCAGCGGTTCCAACAACGAATCCCTCAGCGGTTGGGAAAGCAACGTCGAATCGTTCCACGTTTACTGTAGCTGGGAAGGTGGGCGAGACTCAGAACGAGTCAACGAGGAACTCTTCCGCTTTGAACAACTCTGGAACAATTTAGCCCCCAACGTCCGAGTCTTTGATATACCAGAAGCCGTTCAGCAAAAGCTGCTGCGCTACACCCCGGCAACCAAACCCACTTGGAACAAACAAGCGGAATTCGATACCAGAACCCTGCCGAAAAATGGAGACAAGGAAATCAAGACGCAATCGCCCCAAGAAGTGGAAGCGTCTCACTCCCTAACACCTGAACTAACGTCGGACACTGAAACCAACGGGCAAGATGGCCTGACTACGGATACACCTGCCATTTCCGAAGCCCAATGGGAACGAGAACGCCAAGCTTTTGCCCAGCTTGCTAACTTGCATCAACACCCCGGCTGCTTGGACTTCTGCCTCAAATCCATTCCCATTACCCCCTGGCCTCACCAAACCAAGGTACTCCGCCGAGTCGCCCAGGAGTTCCCCCGCAGTTTCCTCATTGCCGATGAAGTTGGACTGGGGAAGACAATTGAAACTGGCTTGATTCTGCGTTACCTGCTGGTAAGCCAAAAAGTGAAGCGCGTCTTAATCCTCGCCCCTGCCAGCGTCCAACCCCAGTGGCAGGAAGAACTGCGAGAAAAGTTCAACCTTCACTTCTGGAGTTACGCGCAAGGGGGATTAACTGACCCTTACGGCAATACCGTTTCTACAGTTACCAACCCCTGGAATACCAAAGACTTGGTTCTCGCCTCCAGTCATCTAGTACGCCGCGAACAACGGATGCAGGAACTATTGGATGCAGACTCATGGGATTTAGTGGTGTTAGATGAAGCCCACCACGCACGACGCAAAAGCCCTCAAGCCCGTAAAGACACTCCTAATCGGCTGTTAGAGTTAATGGGGCAACTCAAAGAAAAGACACGCGCCCTGGTGCTGCTGTCTGCTACCCCAATGCAGATTGACCCGATTGAAGTCTTTGACTTACTCCACCTGCTAGGGCTTCAGGGAGACTGGTCTTACGCTGATAACTTCTGTGATTATTTTGCTACTTTACCTGTTCCCCCAGACCGCTACACCCTGGAATTCTGGCAGCAGATGTCTGTGGATTACTTCAAGTGCGGCGGTAAGTCCTGCGATCGCTTGCAGCAGTATTTAGAGAGGCGGGATCGCTTTATCACTTACAAACTACAAAATGTCTGGAAAGACGGTCAAAAAATAGTAAACCACAAACAGTATCTCGCCGACGAACCCTTTATTACCACCTCGCGGCAGTACCTCACCGTCAACACTCCTCTCAAAGACTTAATGTTCCGCCACACCCGCGATACTCTACGGCAGTATTATCGCCTGGGTTTGCTAGACCGAGACATTCCCCAGCGGGACGTGCGGGACGATGCCATTAGCCTAGAACCGAACCGAGAAGTCCCTTTATATCGCGCCGTCAGCGAGTACGTGCGAAACTTCTATCGTCTCGCCCAAAAGCAGGAACGCAAGGCGTTAGGCTTCTTGATGACTTTGTACCGCAAGCGACTTACCAGTTCGTTTTACGCTATCCGCGAATCCTTGCAACGCCGCTTAGATTCCCTACTAACGGAAACTGGCAGCAGTATCACCAACGATGATTTGAGTGATATAGACGAGGCAGATGATGCCGTAATTGCTGGGTTGGAATCCTACTTGGAACCCGTAGACCCCAGAGAGATTGAATATCTCGAAGACTTACTACGTCAGTTTGAGAATACGGGGGAAGACAGCAAGCTGTCCCACTTAATCGACACTCTGCGCCGGGAACTGATTGAGCGGGAGAGTGCAATTATTTTCACCCAGTATACTGACACGATGGACTACCTGCGGGAGTCACTGCGGCAGCTTTATGGAAATCAAGTGGCGTGTTACTCCGGACGCGGCGGAGAGTTGTACCGGGGAAGCGAGTGGTGCATTCTGCCCAAAGAACTTATCAAACGTCAGTTCCGAGAGGGTGAAATTAAAATTCTGCTGTGTACGGAATCAGCATCCGAGGGCTTGAACCTGCAAACCTGCGGGGTGTTAGTGAATTACGATATGCCCTGGAACCCAATGCGAGTTGAGCAGCGGATTGGGCGCTTAGACCGAATCGGGCAGATTTATCCCACGGTTAAGATTCACAATTTCTACTATGACGGCACAGTAGAGGCGAAAGTGTATCGGAAATTACGCGATCGCATCAATGCTTTTGCCACTGTCGTCGGCAACCTGCAACCGATTCTGGCTCAAGTTCCTACGTTTATCGAGCAAGCGGTAATGAGTGCTGACCCCCAAGAAGAGGATGTTCTGATGTCCGAATTCGACGAGGTACTCAACACTCCACCCCTACGTCCTGCGTTAGAAGAGATGGTGGCAATGGACGTGGAGGCTGACTTGGAAGACATCCGCAAGCCAATTACCCCGGCTCCTGTTACACCAGAGACGATTGAGCAGTTATTTACGACTTCAACAATTTTAAGGTCTTGTGGTGCATTGTTTGAACGCCAGAGCGATCGCACCTGGGAGCTTACTTACAAAGGGCGGAACGTAAGCGTTACTTTTTATCCAGAGGTATTTGATGAAATGCCTTCGCTGCGGTTGATGAGCTTTGGGGAACCATTATTCGAGGAGTTGCTTGAGAATGGCATCACAAAGACAAAAAACTGAGCGCTTTATTTGGCGGCTGTTTCTGGATATCGTATTCCCGCTTCTTCCCGACAGAGGGAGACGCAAAAACCACTGGCTTACAGAAATGAGTGCAAGTTTTAAGGGTGGTCCTCACTGAGGTTCCTCAGACGACCACCCTACAAGCGTGCCTATAAAGGCTTATCTTCCTATGCTATCGCTCCGCTCACCCAACCGTGGGCAAATACCCATTTCCCGAATGTTCTCCAGCTTATGTCTAGTAACAATTAGTGATAACTCTTCTCAATAAGGCGGTAGGTGCCGAGAAACTTACTCTTCATGAGAACGAAATTGCAGGGGTTGCAGGTTTTATTCAACGAAACCGGGATTTCGTGTAGTAGGCTGGAACCTAGAACTGGTAAGGGTTATGAAGGTTAACGGCAACGGACAGGGGAAAGTATTGTCACAAAGCGAGTTGCGACAATTATTTACCGAAGGGCTTGTGACCCCACGGGATAGAGCGCTATTTGGCATCTGTTTATTTACTGGCTGTCGGGTCAGTGAAGCTTTAGCTCTCCAAACCACTGATATAAAAGGTGGAATGCTGACCTTCAGGAAGTCTACCACCAAAGGGAAATTAAAAACCCGCGTGGTTGATATCCAGCCGGGACTGGCTTCACTATTGGAAGCGTACCAACCCAAAAAACCTGGCAACTTCTTCCCTGGTAGGTGTCCAGGTCAACCGATGACTCGCTTCATGGCGGATAAGATTCTTAAGAAAGCTTGCGAGCGCATCGGGGTGGTCGGCGTTTCCACCCACTCATTCCGCAGAACAGCTCTCACCCAGATGTGCAATGCCGGAATACCCCTTCGCCACATCCAGGAGATATCTGGACACAACGACCTAGCAACCTTGCAGCGATATCTGGAAGTGTCCCCAGACCAGAGGAAGAAAGCTGTCTCGGTCATTGGTTTTTAACTTCCATGAACGACCTAAGACCGAAAAGTTTT from Allocoleopsis franciscana PCC 7113 carries:
- a CDS encoding type II toxin-antitoxin system VapC family toxin yields the protein MYLLDTNICIAIIQGKSSAVAQFQRKYQECYLSTLVLGELYKGVYCSSRVEQNLLVLNQFANQLPKVNFDENAAREFGKIQGELRQIGRPTGQLDAIIAAVARSRNDTLVTNNTRHFINITNLQLENWLEP
- a CDS encoding AbiU2 domain-containing protein, which encodes MKYTEEEFKKLLEGLSNDLLNASHHFKLYINLQDALSKYEREINQCVAFWGLTIDAHREISILNLCRAYDHNPKSLSLKELIQIIQGNTELFDISKFRERLKDNVYVDSLAKTQREPTTEQLVEDLSFVSNDNPLVKKLTILRGNVIAHTNKGQVLSPKSNPDPLTWAEVELLISKGLEIYNKYCSLFYAQTHSSTLIGEDDYKQVLKYIRLGMKALKFTNQIQQDFSY
- a CDS encoding SNF2-related protein, with the translated sequence MPLLFRKKSWRISYSSNENNPIADFYIPALECAVQYDRKSGFFNSAILSKVARGLGAMLHNEGKMRLIMGCQFSPQDLQAIQQGYELREALLTRLDAELNPPENFAQLKHFEILSWLVANGYLDIKIAVPLKNNGIPEESHTQLDPYHIFHEKVGIFTDSQGNQLAFSGSNNESLSGWESNVESFHVYCSWEGGRDSERVNEELFRFEQLWNNLAPNVRVFDIPEAVQQKLLRYTPATKPTWNKQAEFDTRTLPKNGDKEIKTQSPQEVEASHSLTPELTSDTETNGQDGLTTDTPAISEAQWERERQAFAQLANLHQHPGCLDFCLKSIPITPWPHQTKVLRRVAQEFPRSFLIADEVGLGKTIETGLILRYLLVSQKVKRVLILAPASVQPQWQEELREKFNLHFWSYAQGGLTDPYGNTVSTVTNPWNTKDLVLASSHLVRREQRMQELLDADSWDLVVLDEAHHARRKSPQARKDTPNRLLELMGQLKEKTRALVLLSATPMQIDPIEVFDLLHLLGLQGDWSYADNFCDYFATLPVPPDRYTLEFWQQMSVDYFKCGGKSCDRLQQYLERRDRFITYKLQNVWKDGQKIVNHKQYLADEPFITTSRQYLTVNTPLKDLMFRHTRDTLRQYYRLGLLDRDIPQRDVRDDAISLEPNREVPLYRAVSEYVRNFYRLAQKQERKALGFLMTLYRKRLTSSFYAIRESLQRRLDSLLTETGSSITNDDLSDIDEADDAVIAGLESYLEPVDPREIEYLEDLLRQFENTGEDSKLSHLIDTLRRELIERESAIIFTQYTDTMDYLRESLRQLYGNQVACYSGRGGELYRGSEWCILPKELIKRQFREGEIKILLCTESASEGLNLQTCGVLVNYDMPWNPMRVEQRIGRLDRIGQIYPTVKIHNFYYDGTVEAKVYRKLRDRINAFATVVGNLQPILAQVPTFIEQAVMSADPQEEDVLMSEFDEVLNTPPLRPALEEMVAMDVEADLEDIRKPITPAPVTPETIEQLFTTSTILRSCGALFERQSDRTWELTYKGRNVSVTFYPEVFDEMPSLRLMSFGEPLFEELLENGITKTKN
- a CDS encoding tyrosine-type recombinase/integrase, which encodes MKVNGNGQGKVLSQSELRQLFTEGLVTPRDRALFGICLFTGCRVSEALALQTTDIKGGMLTFRKSTTKGKLKTRVVDIQPGLASLLEAYQPKKPGNFFPGRCPGQPMTRFMADKILKKACERIGVVGVSTHSFRRTALTQMCNAGIPLRHIQEISGHNDLATLQRYLEVSPDQRKKAVSVIGF